The proteins below are encoded in one region of Polypterus senegalus isolate Bchr_013 chromosome 2, ASM1683550v1, whole genome shotgun sequence:
- the LOC120524142 gene encoding olfactory receptor 6N1-like — protein MTATNETQHNIKEFLLVGIPGLQTHQNLLFIALLLVYLAVMAGNLLILYLVILDQRLHTPMYFFLCHLSFLDILITTTILPKMFAVILLEDRIISFSWCFLQMYLVLAIGCTENLILIVMAYDRYIAIMKPLHYHLIINGKLCVLLAVGAWVLGYLAPFVPLLDALTLTYCGPNIVAYCYCDYPTVVSLACADVSDIISMAFIIAMCIVNIPLLLILFSYFKIILNIYFMNTEDSKKAFSTCSSHLIVVLTYYFSADLLYITVMIGNISADARIIIGVFIYLLTPLLNPIIYSLRNKQIKQAAEKYLDLPLRPITFFH, from the coding sequence ATGACagccacaaatgagacacaacaTAACATCAAGGAATTCCTACTGGTGGGAATCCCGGGCCTGCAGACTCACCAGAATCTGCTCTTCATCGCTCTCCTGTTGGTTTAtttggctgtgatggctggcaacCTCCTGATCCTTTATTTGGTGATCTTGGACCAAAGGCTGCACACTCCAATGTACTTCTTTCTTTGTCATCTGTCTTTTTTAGACATCCTCATCACAACTACAATCCTCCCAAAAATGTTTGCTGTCATTCTCCTCGAAGACAGAATCATTTCCTTTTCTTGGTGTTTCCTGCAAATGTATTTAGTTCTTGCAATTGGTTGCACAGAAAATTTAATTCTTATAGTCATGGCTTATGACCGCTATATTGCAATCATGAAGCCGCTTCACTACCACCTCATCATCAATGGTAAACTCTGTGTGTTGCTGGCAGTTGGGGCCTGGGTGCTGGGCTACTTGGCCCCATTTGTCCCTCTACTCGATGCCCTGACATTGACCTATTGTGGCCCAAATATTGTTGCATATTGTTATTGCGATTACCCAACTGTGGTGTCCCTGGCATGTGCAGATGTTTCCGACATTATAAGTATGGCTTTTATTATTGCCATGTGCATCGTGAACATTCCACTGTTGCTTATACTTTTCTCCTACTTCAAAATAattctcaatatttattttatgaatacGGAGGACAGCAAGAAAGCTTTTTCAACATGCTCTTCTCACTTGATTGTTGTGCTGACTTACTATTTTTCTGCTGACTTGCTTTATATAACCGTCATGATTGGCAACATTTCTGCCGATGCCCGCATTATCATTGGAGTTTTTATTTACCTGCTGACGCCGCTACTGAACCCCATCATTTACAGCCTGAGGAATAAGCAGATAAAGCAGGCAGCTGAGAAATATCTCGACCTCCCTTTGAGGCCAATCACGTTTTTCCATTAA